The genomic DNA TATTGAACAGGACGCGGCTGCGTCCGGTAAATGATAAAATATGACATCCGTAAAAGATATACCCGCAGAACCCGAAATCGTCGAGCCGGAAATCCTTGATCCCGAGGAAGACGAGCCTGTTGTCGAGGTCGATCCGAGTGAGGCGACGGCGGTGCCCGTCAACTCCCCGGCCAAGGCCGAAGTGCTTGAAAAGCTGCCTGCTTTTGCCAAGCCCTCGTCACGAGAAGTGCGGATTCGCGATCCGCTCCAGATGTATCTCAAGGAGATCGCGCGGTTTCCCATGTTGGAGCCGGAAGAGGAATACGCCCTTGCACGACGGGTGCAGGACGAAAATGATCAGGACGCGGCCTTCAAGCTGGTGTCGTCGCATCTGCGGCTTGTGGTCAAGATCGCCATGGACTTCCAGCGCCGATGGATGCAGAACGCGCTTGATCTGGTGCAGGAAGGGAATGTCGGTCTCTTGAAGGCGGTGACGAAATTCGATCCGGAAAAGGGCATCAAGTTTTCCTATTACGCCGCATTCTGGATCAAGGCCTACATTCTCAAGTACATCATGGATAACTGGCGCATGGTCAAGGTGGGCACCACCCAGACCCAGCGCAAGCTGTTTTACAATCTGAACAAGGAACGGCAGCGGCTTCAGGCCATGGGGTTTGAGCCGACCACCGAGGTCCTGAGCGAAAGCCTGGGCGTCAGCGAATCCGAGATCGTGGAGATGGATCAGCGTCTGTCCAAGAACGACATGTCGCTGAACACGCCGCTGGGTGATGATTCCGACGCCACCCGCATGGACTTTCTGCCGTCACTGGGGCCGGGGGTGGAAGATACCATCGCCGGGGACCAGATGGTCAACCTGCTGCTGGATAACATCAAGGCCATCCGTCCGAACCTCAACGAGAAGGAACTCGTCATTCTGGATGAACGGCTTCTTTCCGAGGATCCGGTAACGCTTCGGGAAATCGGCGAGCGCTTCGGGGTCACGCGTGAGCGTGTCCGCCAGATCGAGGCGCGGCTGCTGTCCAAGATACGTGAGTACATGACCGACAAGGTCAAGGGTTTTTCAAAGGACTGGGTCCTTGAGCACGATTAAACACGGAACACGCATGACACAGACTTTTCGGCCAATTTCATCGACCCTGCTTGCAGTGCTGCTGCTTCTTTCCCTGACCGCCTGCGGCGGGAAGACCGTTTCGACAGCGCGCGTTGCCGCTCCGAATCGCAATCTGACGAGCAGAGCCCAGACGAATTACGATTTTCTCGTGTATCAGGACCAGTTGGGCCGGTTACAGCGACATTATGCCGAAGGCGAGCGAAGCAAGCTGACGCCCGAAGAGGTCGAGGAGATCACCCTTCGCGCGAGGGAGGCTCTGGACCGCCTGCTCGCGGAAGCGCCTTCCCCGCAGTTGTATGTCGAAAAGGCGGGACTCTACTGGAACGATCCGGCTGAGACGTCTCTGGCCCGCGCCACGCTCAAGAAGGGACTTGCGGTTTTTCCCGACAACCAGCTGCTGACCATCTATCTCGCCAATTCCTACATCATGGAAGACCGGGTCGAGGCCGCCATCGAGGTCATGGACGACTACCTTGCCGTCCACTCCGAAGACATACTCGCCCGTGAACGGCTGGGTCAGATGCTGCTCGATGCGGGCAAGCACGCCGAGGCTCTTGACGTGCTCAAGGAGATTTCCGCGGACAAGCGTTCTGCTGACACCCTGTATTCCATGGGTCGCGCGCAGGGGGGACTTGGCATGCGTAAGGCGGCCATCGCCAGCCTGAAAAAGGCCGTGGACATGGACCCCGGATTTACCGAGGCCATGGTGGAGCTGGCTTACCAGTACGAGCTGACCAAGGACTATGTGGCTGCCGAAAAGATGTACACCCGCATCCTCGGACAGGGTGATCCTTTTCCGGAAG from uncultured Pseudodesulfovibrio sp. includes the following:
- a CDS encoding RNA polymerase factor sigma-32, coding for MTSVKDIPAEPEIVEPEILDPEEDEPVVEVDPSEATAVPVNSPAKAEVLEKLPAFAKPSSREVRIRDPLQMYLKEIARFPMLEPEEEYALARRVQDENDQDAAFKLVSSHLRLVVKIAMDFQRRWMQNALDLVQEGNVGLLKAVTKFDPEKGIKFSYYAAFWIKAYILKYIMDNWRMVKVGTTQTQRKLFYNLNKERQRLQAMGFEPTTEVLSESLGVSESEIVEMDQRLSKNDMSLNTPLGDDSDATRMDFLPSLGPGVEDTIAGDQMVNLLLDNIKAIRPNLNEKELVILDERLLSEDPVTLREIGERFGVTRERVRQIEARLLSKIREYMTDKVKGFSKDWVLEHD